In Gemmata obscuriglobus, a single genomic region encodes these proteins:
- a CDS encoding SMI1/KNR4 family protein: protein MAVRQAAEDFVARATAAGQVGRPATAEEIAALQVAFGDRYPAWLTELWQSLPLCGLRLGWRSDAFKPWEGPWWLVWPTPAEAVGRLKFLLTENALAAGYLLVALDGSSGADPYYIQAGGDDPPLVRLYHDGEQLQPDDITPVAPSLSAFLRVAEVRPLTDEEAEALMLNDAEPGAAPDTAI, encoded by the coding sequence ATGGCTGTACGGCAAGCGGCCGAGGACTTCGTCGCACGAGCTACGGCGGCCGGTCAGGTTGGGCGTCCGGCGACGGCAGAGGAGATCGCCGCCCTCCAGGTGGCGTTCGGCGACCGATACCCGGCTTGGCTGACCGAGCTGTGGCAGTCCCTCCCGCTTTGCGGGCTCCGGTTGGGCTGGCGGTCGGATGCGTTCAAGCCGTGGGAGGGGCCGTGGTGGCTTGTCTGGCCGACGCCAGCTGAGGCGGTGGGACGGCTCAAGTTCCTACTCACCGAGAACGCGCTGGCCGCCGGCTACCTGCTGGTGGCCCTCGACGGCAGTTCCGGGGCTGATCCGTACTACATTCAGGCCGGCGGCGACGACCCGCCGTTAGTCCGGCTGTACCACGACGGCGAGCAGTTGCAACCGGATGACATCACCCCAGTCGCCCCCTCGCTGAGCGCGTTCCTGCGGGTGGCCGAGGTGCGACCGCTGACCGACGAAGAGGCGGAAGCCCTGATGCTCAACGATGCCGAACCCGGCGCTGCACCTGACACCGCCATCTGA